Proteins co-encoded in one Erinaceus europaeus chromosome 2, mEriEur2.1, whole genome shotgun sequence genomic window:
- the KLK6 gene encoding kallikrein-6 isoform X2: MAVKTLVVALFLTTAACTEFQEKVLYGDPCEELAHPYQAAVYTSGHLLCGGVLVHPQWVVTAAHCKKPNLQVFLGKHNLRQRESSQEQSSVTRMVPHPHYKPATHDQDIMMLRLARRPLVSQHIQPLALESNCRANHSTCHILGWGKTADGHFPDTIQCAYVHLVSREECERAYPDQITPNMVCAGDEKYGKDSCQNEEKKKRKLTQKLQNHVWQGQKKKKKNAIKLG; this comes from the exons ATGGCCGTGAAGACGCTGGTGGTAGCCCTGTTTCTCACCACTGCAG CCTGTACAGAGTTCCAGGAAAAGGTGCTGTATGGAGACCCCTGTGAAGAGCTTGCTCACCCCTACCAAGCTGCTGTCTACACCTCAGGCCACCTGCTCTGTGGGGGCGTCTTGGTGCACCCCCAGTGGGTCGTCACCGCTGCCCACTGCAAAAAACC GAATCTGCAGGTCTTCCTGGGGAAGCACAACCTGCGGCAACGTGAGAGTTCCCAGGAGCAGAGCTCTGTGACCCGGATGGTGCCCCACCCCCACTACAAGCCCGCCACCCACGACCAGGACATTATGATGCTGCGCCTGGCACGCAGACCCCTCGTCTCACAGCACATCCAGCCCCTGGCCCTGGAGAGCAACTGCAGGGCCAACCACAGCACCTGCCACATCCTAGGCTGGGGCAAGACAGCAGACG gccACTTCCCTGACACCATCCAGTGTGCTTACGTCCACCTGGTGTCCCGCGAGGAGTGTGAGCGGGCCTACCCCGACCAGATCACCCCCAACATGGTGTGCGCTGGGGATGAGAAGTACGGGAAGGATTCCTGTCAG aatgaggaaaagaaaaaaaggaagttgacCCAGAAGCTGCAAAATCATGTATggcaggggcaaaaaaaaaaaaaaaaaaatgcaataaaatTGGGGTGA
- the KLK6 gene encoding kallikrein-6 isoform X1, translated as MAVKTLVVALFLTTAACTEFQEKVLYGDPCEELAHPYQAAVYTSGHLLCGGVLVHPQWVVTAAHCKKPNLQVFLGKHNLRQRESSQEQSSVTRMVPHPHYKPATHDQDIMMLRLARRPLVSQHIQPLALESNCRANHSTCHILGWGKTADGHFPDTIQCAYVHLVSREECERAYPDQITPNMVCAGDEKYGKDSCQGDSGGPLVCGEHLRGIVSWGNIPCGSKEKPGVYTDICKYGGWIRSVIRTYGS; from the exons ATGGCCGTGAAGACGCTGGTGGTAGCCCTGTTTCTCACCACTGCAG CCTGTACAGAGTTCCAGGAAAAGGTGCTGTATGGAGACCCCTGTGAAGAGCTTGCTCACCCCTACCAAGCTGCTGTCTACACCTCAGGCCACCTGCTCTGTGGGGGCGTCTTGGTGCACCCCCAGTGGGTCGTCACCGCTGCCCACTGCAAAAAACC GAATCTGCAGGTCTTCCTGGGGAAGCACAACCTGCGGCAACGTGAGAGTTCCCAGGAGCAGAGCTCTGTGACCCGGATGGTGCCCCACCCCCACTACAAGCCCGCCACCCACGACCAGGACATTATGATGCTGCGCCTGGCACGCAGACCCCTCGTCTCACAGCACATCCAGCCCCTGGCCCTGGAGAGCAACTGCAGGGCCAACCACAGCACCTGCCACATCCTAGGCTGGGGCAAGACAGCAGACG gccACTTCCCTGACACCATCCAGTGTGCTTACGTCCACCTGGTGTCCCGCGAGGAGTGTGAGCGGGCCTACCCCGACCAGATCACCCCCAACATGGTGTGCGCTGGGGATGAGAAGTACGGGAAGGATTCCTGTCAG GGCGATTCAGGGGGTCCACTGGTGTGTGGAGAGCACCTTCGTGGCATCGTGTCCTGGGGGAACATCCCCTGCGGATCCAAGGAGAAACCAGGGGTCTACACGGACATCTGCAAATACGGCGGATGGATCCGAAGTGTGATTCGAACCTATGGATCCTGA